A part of Mustelus asterias unplaced genomic scaffold, sMusAst1.hap1.1 HAP1_SCAFFOLD_1353, whole genome shotgun sequence genomic DNA contains:
- the LOC144488177 gene encoding protein lin-37 homolog, with protein MKLFDRSVDLAQFNENTPLYPICRAWMRNKPSLREGALTPSPQPPAAALEDEEVADLMNGKCQDVYKLPEPSPCSLNNPDQPGRLRIPSPLPSTEKPLNLNMSRSNVPGVPTLLFNHMERWKKIRHRWKESSHRNQHRYTESMKILKEMFERQ; from the exons ATGAAACTGTTTGACCGCAGTGTGGACCTGGCTCAGTTCAATGAGAATACCCCCCTGTACCCAATCTGCCGCGCCTGGATGAGGAACAAACCCAGCCTCCGGGAGGGGGCGCTTACCCCAAGCCCCCAACCACCTGCTGCTGCACTGGAGGACGAGGAG GTTGCTGATCTGATGAATGGGAAATGTCAGGATGTTTACAAGCTGCCGGAGCCTTCTCCCTGCTCCCTGAATAACCCGGACCAGCCAGGCCGGCTGCGtatcccatccccactcccctccactgAGAAACCACTCAACCTCAACATG AGCCGGAGCAATGTCCCTGGTGTACCCACCTTGCTCTTCAATCACATGGAGCGCTGGAAGAAGATTCGACACAG GTGGAAGGAGTCTTCCCACAGAAACCAGCACCGATACACAGAGAGCATGAAGATCCTGAAGGAGATGTTTGAGCGGCAGTGA